A genomic stretch from Myripristis murdjan chromosome 12, fMyrMur1.1, whole genome shotgun sequence includes:
- the c12h18orf54 gene encoding lung adenoma susceptibility protein 2 isoform X2 yields the protein MQCGSLVGDVLSPESTVSALLSSSGHLRSSLVPERNATFTYRDKDYTSASEALDAYIADFEQSHGAGESAAGRLVLPGRRHAGATGPRTAPRNRDVLRERLTDRELDFLTLPVSSLRHRGNRDRLSMTTEELLSIPCDGSMPVTHTSAFLRGPLSRSADAPGSSSRLRSRVGLSGAPSLGREDPAARTCWTPRSRGEAGGAAMLRPDCHVSHLSSFQAADGHVGLERPLQAAAAAASSSLHFPRWFTSHKSEMNFSGVSSVPELTYPTWIHSCEDHEPGGVRAPSWVAELDDDEATHSAAEAETEHQQTLRALRLQFAEQISLVASDRKQSDVMDSLFRDNKLESLIHQAESVLNSLSGSLRGGADGLQPRPPTPGSPASCSSVPISPGGSEEPVGEKRPADAEEPLDARRSRDSRPPAQNCPEAAGGATASLTAGEAEAGGSWCSSRKLPGPVEALKQMMFRLQAVEAELQRQQHTHPASAHTHPAAAHTHPASAHTHPAAAHTHTPGLDTHTLDLDTHTLDTERTAAQQFSSRHKASPESQQPDCSSGGASLHRALQHLETLRSLVDEEGGRGGAGPR from the exons atgcagtgcgGCAGTCTGGTCGGCGACGTGCTGTCTCCAGAGTCGACCGTCTCCGCCCTGCTGTCCAGCTCGGGTCACCTGAGGAGCAGCCTGGTCCCTGAACGCAACGCCACCTTCACCTACAGAGACAAG GACTACACGTCGGCGTCCGAGGCGCTGGACGCCTACATCGCAGACTTCGAGCAGAGTCATGGGGCCGGTGAGTCGGCGGCGGGGCGGTTGGTGCTGCCGGGACGCCGCCACGCCGGGGCGACCGGACCGAGGACGGCGCCTCGCAACAGAGACG TTCTCAGGGAGCGGCTGACCGACAGGGAGCTGGACTTCCTGACTCTCCCCGTCAGCTCTCTCCGTCACCGTGGCAACCGGGACAGACTCTCCATGACGACGGAGGAGCTGCTGTCCATCCCGTGTGACGGATCGATGCCCGTCACTCACACCTCCGCCTTCCTCCGAG GCCCGCTGTCCCGCTCTGCAGACGCTCCTGGTTCCTCCTCCAGACTCAGGAGTCGTGTCGGGCTCAGCGGCGCCCCCTCTCTGGGCCGGGAGGACCCTGCAGCCAGAACCTGCTGGACGCCCAG gtccagaggagaagcaggaggagccgCCATGTTGAGACCAGACTGCCATGTTTCTCACCTGAGCAGCTTTCAG gcTGCAGACGGGCACGTTGGGCtggagcgccccctgcaggcggcggcggcggcggcgtcctCGTCGCTGCACTTCCCTCGCTGGTTCACCAGCCACAAGTCGGAGATGAACTTCTCCGGGGTCAGCAGCGTCCCGGAGCTGACCTACCCGACCTGGATCCACAGCTGTGAGGACCACGAGCCgggcggggtcagag ctcCGTCCTGGGTGGCCGAGCTGGACGATGACGAGGCGAcacactctgctgctgaggCCGAG actgagCACCAGCAGACCCTCAGGGCCCTCAGGCTTCAGTTTGCAGAGCAGATTTCTCTGGTGGCCTCAGACAGGAAGCAGTCGGACGTGATGGACAGTCTGTTCAGAG aCAACAAGCTGGAGAGTCTGATCCACCAGGCCGAGTCGGTGCTGAACTCTCTGTCCGGCAGCCTGAGAGGAGGAGCGGACGGACTGCAGCCCCGACCCCCCACTCCTGGAAGTCCAG CCTCCTGCAGCTCGGTTCCCATCAGCCCCGGCGGCAGCGAGGAGCCCGTCGGTGAGAAACGGCCCGCAGACGCCGAGGAGCCGCTGGACGCCCGGCGGTCCCGGGACAGTCGACCTCCCGCTCA GAACTGTCCAgaggcagcagggggcgccacagCGTCTCTGACAGCCGGAGAGGCAGAG gccggAGGCTCCtggtgcagcagcaggaagctgcCCGGTCCCGTCGAGGCTCTGAAGCAGATGATGTTCAGGCTGCAGGCCGTGGAGGCCGAGCTGCAgcgacagcaacacacacaccctgcctcagcacacacacaccctgccgcagcacacacacaccctgcctcagcacacacacaccctgccgcagcacacacacacacgccgggcctggacacacacacgctggacctggacacacacacgctggacaCAGAGCGCACGGCGGCCCAGCAG TTTAGTTCACGTCACAAAGCGTCGCCTGAGTCCCAGCAGCCCGACTGTTCGTCTGGTGGAGCGTCGCTGCACAG AGCGCTGCAGCACCTGGAGACGCTCAGGAGCCTGGTGgacgaggagggaggaagaggaggagcaggacccCGATGA
- the c12h18orf54 gene encoding lung adenoma susceptibility protein 2 isoform X3 has protein sequence MQCGSLVGDVLSPESTVSALLSSSGHLRSSLVPERNATFTYRDKDYTSASEALDAYIADFEQSHGAGESAAGRLVLPGRRHAGATGPRTAPRNRDVLRERLTDRELDFLTLPVSSLRHRGNRDRLSMTTEELLSIPCDGSMPVTHTSAFLRGPLSRSADAPGSSSRLRSRVGLSGAPSLGREDPAARTCWTPRSRGEAGGAAMLRPDCHVSHLSSFQAADGHVGLERPLQAAAAAASSSLHFPRWFTSHKSEMNFSGVSSVPELTYPTWIHSCEDHEPGGVRAPSWVAELDDDEATHSAAEAETEHQQTLRALRLQFAEQISLVASDRKQSDVMDSLFRDNKLESLIHQAESVLNSLSGSLRGGADGLQPRPPTPGSPASCSSVPISPGGSEEPVGEKRPADAEEPLDARRSRDSRPPAQNCPEAAGGATASLTAGEAEAGGSWCSSRKLPGPVEALKQMMFRLQAVEAELQRQQHTHPASAHTHTPGLDTHTLDLDTHTLDTERTAAQQFSSRHKASPESQQPDCSSGGASLHRALQHLETLRSLVDEEGGRGGAGPR, from the exons atgcagtgcgGCAGTCTGGTCGGCGACGTGCTGTCTCCAGAGTCGACCGTCTCCGCCCTGCTGTCCAGCTCGGGTCACCTGAGGAGCAGCCTGGTCCCTGAACGCAACGCCACCTTCACCTACAGAGACAAG GACTACACGTCGGCGTCCGAGGCGCTGGACGCCTACATCGCAGACTTCGAGCAGAGTCATGGGGCCGGTGAGTCGGCGGCGGGGCGGTTGGTGCTGCCGGGACGCCGCCACGCCGGGGCGACCGGACCGAGGACGGCGCCTCGCAACAGAGACG TTCTCAGGGAGCGGCTGACCGACAGGGAGCTGGACTTCCTGACTCTCCCCGTCAGCTCTCTCCGTCACCGTGGCAACCGGGACAGACTCTCCATGACGACGGAGGAGCTGCTGTCCATCCCGTGTGACGGATCGATGCCCGTCACTCACACCTCCGCCTTCCTCCGAG GCCCGCTGTCCCGCTCTGCAGACGCTCCTGGTTCCTCCTCCAGACTCAGGAGTCGTGTCGGGCTCAGCGGCGCCCCCTCTCTGGGCCGGGAGGACCCTGCAGCCAGAACCTGCTGGACGCCCAG gtccagaggagaagcaggaggagccgCCATGTTGAGACCAGACTGCCATGTTTCTCACCTGAGCAGCTTTCAG gcTGCAGACGGGCACGTTGGGCtggagcgccccctgcaggcggcggcggcggcggcgtcctCGTCGCTGCACTTCCCTCGCTGGTTCACCAGCCACAAGTCGGAGATGAACTTCTCCGGGGTCAGCAGCGTCCCGGAGCTGACCTACCCGACCTGGATCCACAGCTGTGAGGACCACGAGCCgggcggggtcagag ctcCGTCCTGGGTGGCCGAGCTGGACGATGACGAGGCGAcacactctgctgctgaggCCGAG actgagCACCAGCAGACCCTCAGGGCCCTCAGGCTTCAGTTTGCAGAGCAGATTTCTCTGGTGGCCTCAGACAGGAAGCAGTCGGACGTGATGGACAGTCTGTTCAGAG aCAACAAGCTGGAGAGTCTGATCCACCAGGCCGAGTCGGTGCTGAACTCTCTGTCCGGCAGCCTGAGAGGAGGAGCGGACGGACTGCAGCCCCGACCCCCCACTCCTGGAAGTCCAG CCTCCTGCAGCTCGGTTCCCATCAGCCCCGGCGGCAGCGAGGAGCCCGTCGGTGAGAAACGGCCCGCAGACGCCGAGGAGCCGCTGGACGCCCGGCGGTCCCGGGACAGTCGACCTCCCGCTCA GAACTGTCCAgaggcagcagggggcgccacagCGTCTCTGACAGCCGGAGAGGCAGAG gccggAGGCTCCtggtgcagcagcaggaagctgcCCGGTCCCGTCGAGGCTCTGAAGCAGATGATGTTCAGGCTGCAGGCCGTGGAGGCCGAGCTGCAgcgacagcaacacacacaccctgcct cagcacacacacacacgccgggcctggacacacacacgctggacctggacacacacacgctggacaCAGAGCGCACGGCGGCCCAGCAG TTTAGTTCACGTCACAAAGCGTCGCCTGAGTCCCAGCAGCCCGACTGTTCGTCTGGTGGAGCGTCGCTGCACAG AGCGCTGCAGCACCTGGAGACGCTCAGGAGCCTGGTGgacgaggagggaggaagaggaggagcaggacccCGATGA
- the c12h18orf54 gene encoding lung adenoma susceptibility protein 2 isoform X1, which translates to MQCGSLVGDVLSPESTVSALLSSSGHLRSSLVPERNATFTYRDKDYTSASEALDAYIADFEQSHGAGESAAGRLVLPGRRHAGATGPRTAPRNRDVLRERLTDRELDFLTLPVSSLRHRGNRDRLSMTTEELLSIPCDGSMPVTHTSAFLRGPLSRSADAPGSSSRLRSRVGLSGAPSLGREDPAARTCWTPRSRGEAGGAAMLRPDCHVSHLSSFQAADGHVGLERPLQAAAAAASSSLHFPRWFTSHKSEMNFSGVSSVPELTYPTWIHSCEDHEPGGVRAPSWVAELDDDEATHSAAEAETEHQQTLRALRLQFAEQISLVASDRKQSDVMDSLFRDNKLESLIHQAESVLNSLSGSLRGGADGLQPRPPTPGSPASCSSVPISPGGSEEPVGEKRPADAEEPLDARRSRDSRPPAQNCPEAAGGATASLTAGEAEAGGSWCSSRKLPGPVEALKQMMFRLQAVEAELQRQQHTHPASAHTHPAAAHTHPGPGHTHAGPGHTHAGHRAHGGPAVHVTKRRLSPSSPTVRLVERRCTERCSTWRRSGAWWTRREEEEEQDPDEELFKTFPEASSDSARD; encoded by the exons atgcagtgcgGCAGTCTGGTCGGCGACGTGCTGTCTCCAGAGTCGACCGTCTCCGCCCTGCTGTCCAGCTCGGGTCACCTGAGGAGCAGCCTGGTCCCTGAACGCAACGCCACCTTCACCTACAGAGACAAG GACTACACGTCGGCGTCCGAGGCGCTGGACGCCTACATCGCAGACTTCGAGCAGAGTCATGGGGCCGGTGAGTCGGCGGCGGGGCGGTTGGTGCTGCCGGGACGCCGCCACGCCGGGGCGACCGGACCGAGGACGGCGCCTCGCAACAGAGACG TTCTCAGGGAGCGGCTGACCGACAGGGAGCTGGACTTCCTGACTCTCCCCGTCAGCTCTCTCCGTCACCGTGGCAACCGGGACAGACTCTCCATGACGACGGAGGAGCTGCTGTCCATCCCGTGTGACGGATCGATGCCCGTCACTCACACCTCCGCCTTCCTCCGAG GCCCGCTGTCCCGCTCTGCAGACGCTCCTGGTTCCTCCTCCAGACTCAGGAGTCGTGTCGGGCTCAGCGGCGCCCCCTCTCTGGGCCGGGAGGACCCTGCAGCCAGAACCTGCTGGACGCCCAG gtccagaggagaagcaggaggagccgCCATGTTGAGACCAGACTGCCATGTTTCTCACCTGAGCAGCTTTCAG gcTGCAGACGGGCACGTTGGGCtggagcgccccctgcaggcggcggcggcggcggcgtcctCGTCGCTGCACTTCCCTCGCTGGTTCACCAGCCACAAGTCGGAGATGAACTTCTCCGGGGTCAGCAGCGTCCCGGAGCTGACCTACCCGACCTGGATCCACAGCTGTGAGGACCACGAGCCgggcggggtcagag ctcCGTCCTGGGTGGCCGAGCTGGACGATGACGAGGCGAcacactctgctgctgaggCCGAG actgagCACCAGCAGACCCTCAGGGCCCTCAGGCTTCAGTTTGCAGAGCAGATTTCTCTGGTGGCCTCAGACAGGAAGCAGTCGGACGTGATGGACAGTCTGTTCAGAG aCAACAAGCTGGAGAGTCTGATCCACCAGGCCGAGTCGGTGCTGAACTCTCTGTCCGGCAGCCTGAGAGGAGGAGCGGACGGACTGCAGCCCCGACCCCCCACTCCTGGAAGTCCAG CCTCCTGCAGCTCGGTTCCCATCAGCCCCGGCGGCAGCGAGGAGCCCGTCGGTGAGAAACGGCCCGCAGACGCCGAGGAGCCGCTGGACGCCCGGCGGTCCCGGGACAGTCGACCTCCCGCTCA GAACTGTCCAgaggcagcagggggcgccacagCGTCTCTGACAGCCGGAGAGGCAGAG gccggAGGCTCCtggtgcagcagcaggaagctgcCCGGTCCCGTCGAGGCTCTGAAGCAGATGATGTTCAGGCTGCAGGCCGTGGAGGCCGAGCTGCAgcgacagcaacacacacaccctgcctcagcacacacacaccctgccgcagcacacacacaccct gggcctggacacacacacgctggacctggacacacacacgctggacaCAGAGCGCACGGCGGCCCAGCAG TTCACGTCACAAAGCGTCGCCTGAGTCCCAGCAGCCCGACTGTTCGTCTGGTGGAGCGTCGCTGCACAG AGCGCTGCAGCACCTGGAGACGCTCAGGAGCCTGGTGgacgaggagggaggaagaggaggagcaggacccCGATGAAGAACTTTTTAAAACGTTTCCTGAGGCTTCATCAGACTCTGCCAGAGActga